In one window of Synergistaceae bacterium DNA:
- a CDS encoding polysaccharide pyruvyl transferase family protein, giving the protein MRVGIMTWFTYHNYGTALQVTALTSRVKALGHEPSVINYKPDSRMKSIKREGLFRFLAVRIVRRIAGLFRPRHRNYAPAEREEKFLSFLGENISLTEKCDTMQELEDVAKNFDAVICGSDQIWSPLGLDAHYYLDFVHDRAKKAAYAPSIDTNHVRSEAVRQRVIALAGDIAYLSVREKASAETLSLWLNRKVEAVLDPALLLKASEWEKYTYTNLQILPTGGGGYCLVYMLTPNDSYYEESRRIAGVLGLEVKVIPVFVEDLHREGCITSPVGPAEFLALFRDAAFVCTDSFHGMVFSIIFHVNFVEFERFAHDDPINQNFRIYNIAELLSLESRIFSGRVPDETLRSAIDFREVDRKLDKLREDSLCWLKITLDTISSIHSDKEV; this is encoded by the coding sequence ATGCGAGTAGGAATAATGACGTGGTTCACGTACCACAACTACGGCACTGCTCTGCAGGTTACGGCACTCACGAGCAGGGTGAAGGCTCTGGGGCATGAACCGTCGGTGATTAACTACAAGCCCGACAGCCGCATGAAGAGCATAAAGCGTGAGGGGCTGTTCCGTTTTCTGGCGGTGAGGATTGTTCGGAGAATTGCAGGACTGTTCCGGCCAAGACACAGGAACTATGCTCCCGCAGAACGTGAGGAGAAGTTCCTCAGCTTTCTCGGTGAGAACATATCCCTTACGGAGAAATGCGACACAATGCAGGAGCTCGAGGATGTCGCAAAGAACTTTGACGCTGTGATTTGCGGAAGCGATCAGATATGGTCTCCGCTAGGCTTGGACGCACATTACTACCTTGACTTTGTTCACGACAGGGCGAAGAAGGCGGCGTATGCTCCGAGCATCGACACTAACCACGTGAGGAGTGAGGCTGTCAGACAGCGGGTGATTGCGCTTGCCGGAGATATAGCGTATCTTTCCGTACGTGAGAAGGCTTCCGCAGAGACGCTATCCTTGTGGCTGAACAGAAAGGTTGAGGCTGTGCTAGACCCTGCGCTTCTGCTCAAGGCCAGTGAGTGGGAGAAATATACGTATACGAACCTGCAGATATTACCGACGGGGGGGGGGGGCTACTGCCTCGTTTACATGCTCACACCAAACGACAGCTACTACGAAGAGAGCAGAAGGATTGCCGGAGTGCTCGGCCTAGAGGTGAAAGTTATCCCTGTCTTCGTGGAGGATCTGCACCGTGAAGGCTGCATAACGTCTCCCGTAGGCCCGGCAGAGTTTCTAGCTCTGTTCAGAGATGCAGCGTTTGTCTGCACGGACTCCTTTCACGGAATGGTCTTCTCCATAATTTTTCACGTGAACTTCGTCGAGTTCGAACGCTTCGCACATGATGACCCCATCAACCAGAACTTCAGAATCTACAACATCGCAGAACTGCTGTCGCTTGAGAGCCGGATCTTCAGCGGCAGAGTTCCCGACGAAACGCTGAGGTCAGCGATTGATTTCCGTGAAGTTGACCGCAAACTCGACAAACTCCGCGAGGATTCGTTGTGCTGGTTGAAGATAACACTTGATACAATTAGCAGCATCCATTCAGACAAGGAAGTGTAG